The genomic stretch AACTGCGGCGTTCTGCTGCGTGGTACCAAGCGTGACGACGTTGAGCGTGGCCAGGTTCTGGTCAAGCCAGGTTCGGTCAAGCCGCACACCAAGTTCACCGCAGAAGTCTACGTTCTGTCGAAGGAAGAAGGCGGCCGTCACACTCCGTTCTTCAAAGGCTACCGTCCACAGTTCTACTTCCGTACCACTGACGTGACCGGTAACTGCGAGCTGCCGGAAGGCGTTGAAATGGTAATGCCAGGTGACAACATTCAGATGACTGTTACCCTGATCAAGACCATCGCAATGGAAGACGGTCTGCGCTTCGCTATCCGTGAAGGCGGTCGTACCGTCGGCGCCGGCGTTGTGGCCAAAATCATCGAGTAATCACTCGACCGATTGAAAAAAACCCCCGCTCAGCGGGGGTTTTTTTTATTGGGTTGACACTAAATGGGGGCGTCTATAGAATCACGCCTCCTTTTAGCGGGCGTAGTGCGTCCGTTGGGAACAGCCTGGAGTCTGAAATCCAATGCAAAATCAGCAAATCCGTATCAGGTTGAAGGCTTTCGACCATCGCCTGATCGACCAATCCACCCAGGAAATCGTGGAAACCGCGAAACGTACTGGTGCACAAGTGCGTGGTCCTATTCCACTGCCTACCCGCAAAGAGCGTTTCACCGTTCTGGTTTCCCCGCACGTCAACAAAGACGCGCGTGACCAGTACGAGATTCGCACTCATAAGCGTGTTCTGGACATCGTCCAGCCAACGGATAAAACCGTTGACGCGCTGATGAAGCTTGATCTGGCGGCAGGTGTGGAAGTACAGATCAGCCTCGGCTAAGACTTCGGTCTAGTCGTGTAACGCTCTGAAATGGGCGGCCATAGCGGGTGAAAGCCCCGTACACTCATGAGGTTTACAACATGACTATTGGTGTAATCGGTCGCAAATGCGGTATGACCCGCATTTTCACCGAAGAAGGTGTCTCCATTCCGGTCACGGTCATTGAGATCGAGCCGAATCGCGTCACCCAGTTCAAAACTGAAGAAACCGATGGCTACCGTGCAGTGCAAGTCACTGTCGGCGAGCGTCGTGCTTCGCGTGTGACTGCCGCTCAGGCAGGCCACTTCGCCAAGGCCAACGTTGCCGCTGGTCGCGGTGTTTGGGAGTTCCGTCTTGAAGAAGGCGATTTCCAGGCTGGCGATCTGATCAAAGCTGAACTCTTCACTGCAGGCCAGCTGGTTGACGTTACTGGTCAGTCCAAAGGTAAAGGCTTCGCCGGTACCATCAAGCGCTGGAACTTCCGTGGTCAGGACAACACCCACGGTAACTCCGTGTCGCA from Pseudomonas putida encodes the following:
- the rpsJ gene encoding 30S ribosomal protein S10; translated protein: MQNQQIRIRLKAFDHRLIDQSTQEIVETAKRTGAQVRGPIPLPTRKERFTVLVSPHVNKDARDQYEIRTHKRVLDIVQPTDKTVDALMKLDLAAGVEVQISLG
- the rplC gene encoding 50S ribosomal protein L3, with translation MTIGVIGRKCGMTRIFTEEGVSIPVTVIEIEPNRVTQFKTEETDGYRAVQVTVGERRASRVTAAQAGHFAKANVAAGRGVWEFRLEEGDFQAGDLIKAELFTAGQLVDVTGQSKGKGFAGTIKRWNFRGQDNTHGNSVSHRVPGSIGQCQTPGRVFKGKKMSGHMGAERVTVQSLEVVRVDAERNLLLIKGAVPGATGGDVVVRPAVKARG